aaatagttgagtgaccattttgtaacttttcatagttaggTGACAaaaaaacttactaatagttatttgaccattttatactttttcgTAGTTGgtgactaaaaaagaaaaaaaatcataattaggtgactactaatgtaatttaccGTTCAATAAAAGAGTAAGACTAGTACAAACTAAAAGATGGCACTGGGCTACAACCTTTCAAACCTTTTAAAATGGTCATATAAGACATAATCTTTACAAAAGTTCTCGAATAAGTGTTTTTCATGCACTTCAGCCCACtttatagtaaaaattatgTGAATGCAGACAAGTTTGAAATGAAACACATAACAATTAAATCGGATATtgcttaaaaagaaaagaataaaaaaaacataatttgaaaCAAGATATACGACATATGATAAGCCCTTATTTGAGCACTTTCGAAAAGATTTGGCCTTTGTTTgaccatttttaaatatttgactTTTATTTAAGTACTTTTTGTAGTAGTTAGATCCTTATATGATCACTTTAAAAAGTTTAATGTTTATGTGAGCAAACTCTAAAATGTTGAGCCCAAATTGAGCattatccctttttttttaacgTTTCATTAAATTTTCTGTGTTTAGTTGGACAAATGTTTAtcgaaattataaaaaaattgttttaccATATGAGTTTAATTGGTAAGAGTACGACGGAGGCATTTATATTAGAAGTCAGATTACATTTTGCCTCCTCTAGTAAAAATAATGGGCAAATTAATCCATGTAGATTAGATAAAATAAGCAAACTAgcttttctgttaaaaaattcatacatttctattattaaaaattggtcaaTTTTTATCAGGTATGAAGTACACGTGACACATCATATATAACTGTCTAGCTATTCTACCAACTGCACCAgcttttaataatagaaatagatgaaatatttaaccaaaagaacaaatttactttttaatttaacatatagtgattaatttatccattttttaagtaaactCTTAGTTTAGTTAAGATCAGTGAAATAGAGAAGGTAAAAGTAGtgtaaattatgattatatatatccttattaaaaataaaataaaaaatacatagcatcaaaatctatttatgaattttctttatatattaataaaatacccCTAAACCTCTAGAAACTGCGAACGGCGGGTAGACCACTCAACTGAAAAAGTGTTACAAGGCCCGCATTACAAGTCAAACATTATTATTACACTTGACGATAGGCAATTCAGACAACTAATCTAAAACGTAAAATATACACTTAGATGACATTTTACCTgtaaccaaccaaccaaacattCCATTTCTACTTTTCAAACCTTAATTCTTACTTCTTTTATGTATAACTATGATTACTCTTGTATGTGCAACTTTACACTAGTAGCATGCATGTAGAGATTGTGATTTGGGAAGGTCATATGATGAAATCTGAAACAGGAAACTGATTACTGTGAGCTCTGAGGCGACACTAAATCATGAATCaaaactgaaaaagaaagattgaatACCCACACATGCAATCATTACAAAGTGCAAATCAAAATGATCATTATCATCCAAAGAACATTAATTGAATCCCCAAGAGGgggaaaacaaagaaaaatataaataaaataaataataatcatatcatATAGTAGCATAATAAAAGACAGCCCACCAATCCCAGAGACACACCTGTACAACAAGAACCATtttatctctcttttttttcttttttggatgtTAGCCTTTCATCTGCTTGAAAGCTGCCTTTCATCCCTCTGATTTGCCCAAGAAAACAGCTGATGATGCTCATGCCTGTAATTCAAAACCCCTAACgtgcttttttttcttcatgcTGAGAGAGATTCATCTCTTCCAATGCACCAAATTTCTCCAACATACAAACAAACTTTGAGATGTACATGTATCAATGGGTAGCCGAAAAGCTTTAAATACTACACCAATTATTCACCATGTCATTGCCTTTTTGTCAGTAGTCCTATTACTCATGCGTCGTCTTGGTTACGCTGCTCTGTGATTCCCCGGCCTTGCTCTCCGCGTCCGTTGGTTCCTTCAATGATTCGATTTCCATGCTGGCTGTTCGGCTCTTTCTGTTCCTCCGGTCCTGAATGATAAGATTGAATAAGACTGATATCAGGGTTTTGTCAACGGAGCTTGTAGGGTACAATGATCATGCAAAAACAAGCACAGGTGTAGGACAACATAACCatatatgaatgaaaataagtttaaggCCAAGTTGAGAATGGTATAAGGAGCTACAAGAAGCAAAACAAACTAGAATGAGATTCAGAAACTACAAAATACCGTTGTTGTAGGGCTAATAGAATTCAAGAAAAACCTCCGGTAAACGACCATCAACAATCAAGTGGTAGGAAGTAGAATGCTAAGACATTGAAAGCACTTTACAGTACTAGCTGTCTGGTTTATAGATGGACACGGGTTTTACAAGCCAAAAGAATAGTATTTTATGTATCGCGAGATAGATGCGCGGTAAGCACTAGGTCATAATGAATGTCATGTAAGAGCATGACAACAAACTTGAGCATcagaaattcaaataataacatcAAAAATACTTCAGAGACTTCATAATTCGTGATAAGCCTTTATATCGtagtaattaaaacaaattaactaGCATTGAGACATTCATTGGGATAGGTTTTCTGCCTAGTAGGATTCCCCactgttcttttctttttctcagtGAATCGTTTAGAGTGAAGGAATAGCAGGAGATGCAACGGAGAAATACTCTACCAAAGATACCGAGTATCCGGCTCACTACCAAATATGCTGAAATTTGCAAACCGTAATTCAAAAGAAATGCACTACACCTAGTACATTAataattcatgaaaaaaaaaacccatacagcatatacatgaaaataacattaaattccAAAAAACAGGGAACTTATACCTCACGAAATGGATATTCATCAGCTTCAAGCATTCGCACAACCTGAGTCATTTTGGGTCGCTTATTTGCATCAGGATCAACACACCTAAGTGCCACCAAAAGGGCACGTTTAAGAGCACGTGTGGCAGGTCTAGTTTCAAGATTTGGATCCACAACTTCCTCTGCTCTTCTCGTTCCAACCATCATCTTAAGCCACTCAACAAGGTTAACCTGCAGTAGGCATATGGTTTGCTTATgagaaattcttgaagaacttAGCGATATACAATCAAACACAGTGAGGGGGCCAAGAGAGGAGAATTTGATGGAAAAAGTGTTAGCATGTATTAATTATCACCTCATTTGCTGGTCTGCCATAGTCAACAGGGTCTCTTCCAGTGACAGCTTCAAGCAGAAGAACACCGAAGCTGTAAATATCACTCTTCTCATTTAACAAGCCAGTGTTAGCATATTCTGGTGCCACATAACTGCAAGTCacatacaaaattttcaatccGCAGATACTTGGAAttcaaatacaataataaataattgctGGAGAGAGCAAGAACTTAAAAAAGAGTTACCCAAATGTCCCCATAACTCTAGTTGTGATATGACTCTCTCCTGAACCCAAGAGCTTGGCCAGTCCAAAATCAGAAACCTTGGCATTGAAATCATCATCAATCAAGATGTTACTTGATTTTATGTCCCGGTGAACAACTTTGGGTTctattgcttcatgcaaataaGCAAGCCTGCAACCAAAAACACCAGCTTTTTGTCACACTTCAATTTTTAACTAACAAAAAGTAAACACAACAAGAAGCTTCAAGTTTGAATGGTGACTTACGCCTTGGCAGTACCAATAATAACCTTCATGCGAGCCTCCCAAGTAAGGGTACCATGCTGGCGCATTGCCCCGTGTAGCCATTGTTCCAAGTTACCATTATTCACATATTCGTATACCAGCATCCTATGATAATCAACCAATAATTACAGTTATAATCTCATTTGCAGCTAATCATACTCAAATAACTATGAAGACAGATAGGATGACAAAAGTCTAGCCTGCATTAACATATTAATAAACAATTACGGTTAAAAGTGAATCTGCAAGAAATTGACAAATAAACCGATGAAACATATTTGAGTTAACCTGTGAACTCCTTCTATGCAATAACCCAAAAGCCGCACAAGATTCTTATGACGAACATGACCAATGGCCTCCACTTCCACCCTAAATTCTTTTTCAGCCTGTCCCCTAGACATCCAAATGCGCAATTTAGTACAAAACATCCTTTTTAAGAACcaagtaataaaagaaaataaaaagtgtcTCAAATATATCCTTAcagattattaagaattttctTAACTGCTACTTCAGTTCCATTGATCAGTCTACCCTTGTAAACCACCCCATATCCACCCTCTCCAAGCACATTCTCTGCTGCGAAGTGACTTGTGGCGAGATCGAGATCCCTAAGAGTAAACCAGTGACCCCACCCAAGATGTGAAATTTCTGGCAGACCAACTAAGGGAGAGGCCGTCACTAGTCCTCCATATGACAATGAAGACTGTTTTCGAACCGTTCCAGAGCTCCCTTCTTCTCCTGAATGAGAACTAAAACCTCTCTCGTGATGGTAAATTGAGCTGCATTGACTTGCATTATCAGGATCACTCGATTTGCTCATCCCCAGATGAGCTAA
The sequence above is a segment of the Gossypium raimondii isolate GPD5lz chromosome 4, ASM2569854v1, whole genome shotgun sequence genome. Coding sequences within it:
- the LOC105780061 gene encoding probable receptor-like protein kinase At2g42960, which produces MSSQGALNAELSKKTSFLGLKLWVLIGISVGAFIVLILGILSVWVTFRRRSRRSVDKFSLSQIPNVSKEIKVDKVGVQRFNDQPESLFLSVNDKSNDKNSERMLAHLGMSKSSDPDNASQCSSIYHHERGFSSHSGEEGSSGTVRKQSSLSYGGLVTASPLVGLPEISHLGWGHWFTLRDLDLATSHFAAENVLGEGGYGVVYKGRLINGTEVAVKKILNNLGQAEKEFRVEVEAIGHVRHKNLVRLLGYCIEGVHRMLVYEYVNNGNLEQWLHGAMRQHGTLTWEARMKVIIGTAKALAYLHEAIEPKVVHRDIKSSNILIDDDFNAKVSDFGLAKLLGSGESHITTRVMGTFGYVAPEYANTGLLNEKSDIYSFGVLLLEAVTGRDPVDYGRPANEVNLVEWLKMMVGTRRAEEVVDPNLETRPATRALKRALLVALRCVDPDANKRPKMTQVVRMLEADEYPFREDRRNRKSRTASMEIESLKEPTDAESKAGESQSSVTKTTHE